GAAAGGGCTTTGGCGGTGAGCAGAATAACGGGGATTATTTTCGTTTTACTATCCGCTTGAAGCCTGTGAAGGGCTTCCAGTCCGCTCATCCCTGGCATTGACACATCCATAAGAATGCCGTCGGGCTGTTCGGCGATCGCTAGCTGAATGCCTTCTTCCCCAGACGTGGCAGTGAGTACCTCCCATTCTGCAATGTCTTCCAAGCAACCTTGAACGATCGCGCGAATATCGGCTTCATCGTCAATTACCAAAACTCGCTTGGTTGGCATTCCCCATTTAGCTCCCGAAAGCACCTTTTATCGCCTCATCCTCGATTATTATCGGGCAAGAGTTGGGTTGATGGAAGGGTGAAATAAAAGGTACTGCCTTGTTCCAGTTTGCTTTCGACCCAGATTTTACCGCCATGTTGTTTCACAATCGTGCGGCAAATTGCCAAACCTAACCCCGTTCCGCCTTTCTCGCGAGAGTCAGAGGCATCGACTTGTTGAAACTGACCAAAAATAGTTTCGAGGTATTCTGACGGAATTCCTCGCCCCTGGTCTTGCACGGAAAAAAGGGTGAGGGAGGGGGTGGATGAGGCGGTGAGAGAATGGGTGGCGGTGAGGGTGACAGTAGAATGAGGGGGAGAAAATTTGATGGCATTACTGAGTAAATTGGTCAGAGTTTGTACGATCGCATCAGCATCTGCCCAAACTTCAGCGGTTGTTGGAACAATAGATAGGGTAATTTGATTTTCTTCAGCTTGCGATCGCATCACATCAACTGACTGTCGAATCAGATCCTCTGCCAAATATGGCTTGAACTTAAACTTAGATTGTCCCGATTCCAGGCGGCGTAAGTTGAGAATATCGTTCACCAGACGCACCAATCGATCGCTCTGACGGGCAGCGATCGCAAGCATCTCTTTCATCTTTTCGGGTTTCTTGTCATACACACCCCCGGCAATCAGACCGAGCGATCCTCGAATGGACGTGAGGGGAGTGCGGAGTTCATGGCTGACCACGGAGATAAATTCTTGTTTCATCTGGTCAATCTTTTGCCGTTCGGTAATATCCTCTCCAATGCTGATCGTGCCAATGACGCTGCCATCGGCGTCTTGCAGCATGGTGTTATTCCAGGCGATAAACCGTTCTTCGCCTGATCGGGTCAGGATTGAGTTTTGGTAATAAGGATGGGCATTGTGAGACAGGACTTCTGAGAAAACTTCTTGAACGTTCTGCTGATTGGAGGGTGGTAAAAAGTTTTCAAACCAGTT
This genomic stretch from Oscillatoria sp. FACHB-1407 harbors:
- a CDS encoding response regulator, which codes for MPTKRVLVIDDEADIRAIVQGCLEDIAEWEVLTATSGEEGIQLAIAEQPDGILMDVSMPGMSGLEALHRLQADSKTKIIPVILLTAKALSEEQEVFTTLAIAGVITKPFDPMTLVDQVTDVFGWNS